From Carya illinoinensis cultivar Pawnee chromosome 5, C.illinoinensisPawnee_v1, whole genome shotgun sequence, one genomic window encodes:
- the LOC122311858 gene encoding ribonucleases P/MRP protein subunit POP1-like, translated as MVSETGTADVPKSHSTGMPSVPTAEAKEHAASARIVDKNRELLLAFWSKAEENGIIHNNDLWESSSGVSPPLEESMLCMEKHRVRMENFCLVAPNSGTLNTPTKVRCSRSCPIMLLKNNDQKGLFIGWSIVLPLSWVKAFWAPVVSKGAHAIGLREKHWIACEMELPFLPIDFPDCNAYSCFMATENVASTKKAERCPPDVRPWKVPIPPPWDTIRLALNKGPRRVGNRETYNEEDITNGNSLPSLILEIVLARYLFIIAMHLTEW; from the exons ATGGTGTCTGAGACAGGAACTGCAGATGTTCCCAAGTCACATTCTACTGGTATGCCCAGTGTACCAACAGCTGAAGCTAAAGAGCATGCTGCATCAGCAAGAATAGTAGACAAGAACAGGGAGTTGCTCTTAGCATTTTGGTCAAAAGCTGAAGAAAATGGCATTATTCATAATAACGATTTATGGGAGAGTAGCAGTGGAGTAAGTCCCCCTTTGGAAGAGAGTATGTTGTGCATGGAAAAGCATAGAGTACGGATGGAAAACTTTTGTCTTGTTGCTCCAAATTCTGGGACGTTGAACACTCCAACCAAGGTGCGGTGCTCAAGATCCTGTCCTATTatgcttttgaaaaataatgaccAAAAGGGCTTGTTTATCGG gtGGTCCATTGTGCTCCCCTTGAGTTGGGTCAAGGCCTTTTGGGCTCCTGTCGTCTCTAAGGGGGCTCATGCAATAGGTTTGAGAGAGAAGCACTGGATTGCATGTGAA ATGGAGTTGCCATTTTTGCCTATCGATTTTCCTGATTGCAATGCATACTCATGTTTTATGGCAACAGAAAATGTTGCGTCTACTAAAAAAGCAGAACGTTGTCCTCCTGATGTCAGGCCTTGGAAAGTTCCCATTCCACCTCCATGGGACACCATTCGGCTTGCTTTGAACAAAGGACCCAGAAGAGTTGGAAATAGGGAAACTTATAATGAGGAAGATATCACTAATGGGAATTCATTGCCATCTCTAATTCTGGAAATTGTGCTAGCTCGGTATTTGTTCATCATAGCAATGCATTTGACGGAATGGTAG